The genomic interval TCGTGGCGCTCAGACAGAGCTTGGAGCTGACGGGGCAACGAGCAGGCGAGTTAGGGGTCGATATCGTCTTCTCCGACAGGCGCTTCCTGAGAGAGGGAGAGGCCGGCATCGAGGGCGACTCGCGCCGGGCCATCTTGGCAGGTGCGTGGGACACGGCGGTTGAAAGGCAGTACCTACTCGGATTCACGCCCGATGTCAGGAGCGCCTACGACGCCTTCCAGGGGCCAACCCCGCGGCTCGGTGTGCTGGGTGTCGATGACGACCTAGCCACCGCAGGCGTGCCTGAGGCGGCGTGGCCTGCGCTGCGGCGCGATCTCGAAGCGGGGAACGTCGTCGTCTACTCGGCGGAGCTGGCCGACAGCGGCGCGCCCTTCAGCTGGTGGCGCGTGAACCGAAGCACGGGCGCTACCTTGGGCATCGGCTCGGACGGTCAGGGCGAGGCTGCGACGGAGTACCTCGTGGGGGCCATCCCGAGCCTGGCGTTCGCCGCTGCACTCTCCGTGCCGGGCGCCGCGCTATGCATGTCCGCCACCGGCGACGAGCAGTTGTTGTGCTTCTGCGATCTGGTAGTGGGGAACGTCATCTTCCTGAGCCTAGGTATCGCGATCGCCGGTGCCGTCGCCGGAGCGACCCTAATGGTCGAGCAAGCGGTCGGCGCCGCGTCGTTCCTCGTGGGCGACGTCGCCGTCGGCGTCATAGGCCTCTCGCCCCTCGGCGGTCCATGCTCCTGGGCGAACAGCGCCATGAGCGATAGGGGCGTGAGCCGGTGCGTGCTCAGTTGAGCAGCCTTGCGACCGCGGGACCCCACCAGCGGCGGGGTCCCGGCCGGCCGGCCGAACTGCTGGGCGGTGTCGGCCGACCCGTTACCTGGATCACGCTGCCCGGCGCCGGCGCGGGCGCACCTCTGGAGCAGTAGCGTGCGCGACCACGGCCGGCGGTTCCTGCTCAAGGTGTGGCGTGAGTCGAATGGCGGCGACGGGGAGCGTGGTTGGCGTGCCGCCCTGCGCGATGTCGTCGACGGCTCGCTCCGCGAGTTCTCTACCAAGGTGGAGCTGGTCGCTTACCTGACTGAGATCGACGAAGGGACATCGCTGGAACACGAGGTGCATGTCGTCCGAACGGACGTGGAGGTAGACGGATGAAGAAGAAGTTCGCCCTTGGATGTTTGATAGTAGCCGTAGCTGTCCTGGTGGTAGGCGGTGGCGCCGCCTACTTCTACGTGATCAGGCCGCTCACGAACACCGTGAAGGCCGGTATGGAACTGCCAAGGCTCGCGGAGCTCGACCAGAAGGTCAGCAACGATCGCGCCTTCGCGGCTCCTGTCGACGGCGAGCTGACTGCCGAGCAGGTGGACCGTTACCTGCAGGTGACCAGCGCCGTCATGAACGGCCTCAGGGGCAGGGCCGAAGAACTCACGAAGAAGTACGACGAGATCAGCTCTAGCGGCAACCCGGGCATCCGGCAGGTGCTCAACGCCTACGCGGACATAATCAAGCTGGTAGTGCAGGCGAAGGAGTTGCAGGTTGATGCCCTCAACGCGGCGGGTTTCTCGCTCGCCGAGTACGACTGGGTGAGGCGTTCGGTCATCCAGGCGGCCGGCCACGCCTACGCCGAGATAGACCTGACGGCGTTGTCGAAGGGCGAGGTCGAGGCGGACGAGGCCGCGACGACGGGCGTCCCTGAAGCGAACGTCGAGATGGTCAAGCAGCACGTCGACGCAGTCGAGGAGTTCTTGCCGTTGGCGGCCTTCGGCCTCTAGGCGAAAGGGTTCTAGGAGGAGCAAGTGGTCGCAAGTGACTTTACGAGCGGGGCAACGTGGCGCGGGTCGTGGTCCGGGTGGGGGAGGCGGCTCCCCCTCACGCTCTACTTGCTCGGTGCCTTGACGATCGGTATGGCCTTTGCGCAGCAGTGCACCTATGAGTCGGAGCCGAACGACACCGTGGCCGCGGCCACGCGGCTCACGGACGCCGGACCGCAGCCGTTCGGACCGGACCGTTACAACGAGGTGAGCGCCAGGTGCCTGACGGGCGAGGCCGGCGGCACGGACGAGGACGTCTTCCGCTGGGAAGTCACCGAGCTCGACGCGCGGCACCGCTGGTCTTTCTCGCTGCAAGGCCCCGCCGACGGCTCGACGAGCGTCGTCCTGCTCCGCGCGAGCGCGGACGGTACCGTCGCCGAGTACGAGCGCGTGACGAGCCGAGGCGGCATAGCTGCGCTCTCCGGCGAGTTCCTCGTCGAGCCCGGCGCCTACTACCTCCGCGTCTCCGCGGCGGGTGGCGCGGGCGAGTACGTCGCCGACGTCACGCCCGTGATAGGCCTGCGCTACGGCGCCGGTGAGGACCGCTACGACGACGGCGGCGGTAGGCGCTACACGGGCGCGTTCGGCCTGTACGGCCCTGTAGCCGGTGAGCTCGTGCAGTCGTTCACCATCGACTCGGACGGCGCCAAGCGCAACTGGGGCGTGGAGCTGTGGGCGGCCCTCGGCACCGAGCCCCGGGTCGAGCTGGCGGGTCCGAGCGGCGTGGTGGCGCAGGGCACGGTCGACACGACCGGCCGCGCGCGCCTGCCCGGCCTCCGGCTCGCGGCGGGGGAGTACACGCTCCGCGTGCTCGGCGACAGCGGCATGGTCCGCTTGCGCCTCGAGTCACAAGGCGTGCCAGGCGACGGCGCGGCCGTCGAACCGAACGACGAGTGGGGCACCGCCACGGTCTTCCCTTTGGGGAGCGAGATGCGCGCCACCGTCGGCGGGCGCGACTTCTACCGCATCGACGTCGCCGCCGCGGAGGCGGGCGTCTACGACCTCGCCTTCGAGGCGGACGCCGACCTGACGTACACGCTGCGCGACGAGGAGGGCAGGCCCCTCCTCACCTCGCGTTCGAGCCGACCGAGGACGGGGCTGACGTTCGCGGAAGGCACCTATCAGCTCCTGGTCGAGGGCCGGGACGGCACCACGTACCGCATGGCCCTCAGGGCGGCCGCGGCGCCCCCCGCGGTCGGCGAGGTCGAGCCGAACGACTACCCCATCGCCGCCAGCCCGCTGCCCGCGGGCGACCAGGTGCGTGGGCGCCTCGACGGCAGCGAGACGGACGTCTACAGCCTCGACGTCACGGGAACGGCCCAGCGCTTCCGCGTGCAGCTGGTCGGCGACTCCATCGACAGGCTGGCCGAGCTCAGCGTCGCGGGCGAGGTCCTCACCGAGGTGCGCGGCGCGCAGCGCCTGCGCCTCGACGACGTGGTCCTCCTGCCGGGCAGGCACTACTTCGAGGTGCGTGGCGCCGCCGGCGAGTACGCCCTGAAGGTCCTCTCGCTCGGTCCGGCCCAGGTGGGCGCCTCCTCGCCGCCGAGCGACCAGCCGCTCGCGCCGGCGGCCCAGGGGAGCGCGGGCCAGGACCCGGCCGCGGCCGCGGCCGCGTTGGACGGCGCCGTCCTCGAGGCCGGACCGCCGCCCCCGCCAGGCATCCTGGAGCTCGAGCCGAACGACGACGCCAGCCGCGCCATGCGGCTCGTGCCGGGCGCCGTGCACGTCGGGCGCCTGACCGGCGACAGCGACGACTACTACCGCTTCTTCCTCGCGGAAGACCAGTACGTGAGCGTCGAGGTCGTGCCCCCCACCGGCGGCTCCACCATCGACGTGTGGTTCGACGGCCTCGGCTGGGTGAGGTTCCCCGACGCAGCGCCCGGCAGCCCGGTGAGGCTCGAGCGCCTCTTCCTGGCGGGCGACCACACCTTCTACCTCGACGCTCCCGACGTCGAGACGGACGGCTACTACCAGCTCAGGTTCGACCTGCTCGGGCGCCTCATGCCCGCCGTGGACGCCGAGCCGAACGACGACTACGCCACGGCCTCGCTCCTACCTGCCGAGCTCGAGTGGAGCGGCCACGTCGGCGAGTACTCCAACGACTACGACATCTACCGCCTGCCCGTGTTCGCGAGCGACACGACCGTCGAAGTGAGCGCCGACGGCGTGACCGCGCGGCTCGCGATCGACCTGCGCGACGAGGCGAACACGCTCGACTTCGCCACGCGCGGCGACGCGCAGGCCGGTACGCCCTGGCGCGGCACGGTGCCGGCCGGGCGGCAGGCCTACCTGCGGCTGAGCGGCGCGACGACCTACCGGGTGGCCGTGACGTTCGGCAGCGCGCCGGACGGCGCCCAACTCCGGCCGCCGCGCGCCTCCGGCGCCGTGACGGTGTCGCTCACCGCGCCGACCGCCGAGCTGGCGGCGTTCTGGCACGAGGGTCAACTCCTCGACGCCACCGCACGCGTCGAGAACCGCGGCGCCGAGCCGCAGGAGCTGCGCCTGGAAGCGGCCAGCAGCCATGCGAACGTGCTGCTCGACTACGACCAGAGCCTGAGGCTGGCGCCCGGCGAGGCTCGCGACGTTCCGATACATGTGCGGGTGCCGAGCGACATGCGCGACGACCTGCCGCTCCGCATCGAGGTGGCTGCCGTCGGCGCCGCCGGTTCCGACGTCGCCGCGCTCGAGACCGCCCTGGCGTGCGACGCTCCATCCGTCTCAGCGTTCGACTACTGGCCGCTGCCGGCCACACTCCTCGGTAGGATGGACGTGCTGCGCACCAACTTCGGCGCGGCCATCTACGGCGACACGAGCTACGAGCGCCGCGACCTCGCGCTGATCGACGGGCGGGTCGGGCCGTCCGGCGGCGGCTACCTGGCTCTGGACCACTCGCCCACCTACCGCCTGGCGGGCGACGCCCCGGTGACGCTGCTGGGCGCCACCCTCGACCCGCGTTCTGGAGCGCGAACGGGCGACTACCTGGCGGCGTTCAGGATCGAGACCTCGCTGGACGGCTCGAGCTTCACCACCGCTTACGAAGGCGTGCTCAAGGCGGCCGGCATCGAGCAGCCGTTCGTGTTCGAGACGCCCGTCCGGGCGCGCTACGCGCGCCTCGTCATCGTAAGCAGTCAGGACAGGCGCGCCAACGGCTACGTCGGTGAGTGGAAGCTCCTCGCGGCGGACGTGGGCCTAGGCGAGCTGAACCTGGCCGCGCCAGAGAACGGCGGCCACGTCGTGCGCTCCGAGCCTTACATGAGCAGCTACGGCGCCCAGCTCCTGACGGCGGACGGCCGCGCCTCGACCCTCGACCTGCGCGACACGGGGGCGTTCAGCTTCGTTATCGGCTTCAACGACGGTCGCGCCGCGCAGATCACACGGCTCGAGTGGCAGGAGACGGCCGACGCGCTCGCCAAGCCCGAGGCCATCTTCCCGTCGGTCACCGTCGAGGTGAGCCTGAGCGGGGGTGCGGGACCGTGGGCGCCGTTGGCCGACTGGACCTTCAAGCGGGACGCGACCGGCCTCGCCAAGCTCGAGCTGGACGCGCCCGCATGGGCGCGCTACCTGCGCCTCACCGGCAAGGCCGTCACCGGGGCCGACGGCGCGCCCGGCCGCTACTACTACCCGCCGGACGCCGTGCGCGTGTTCGAGCGCCCGGCCGACGCCGACTACCGCTCCGCGCTCGCCGAGTGGGGGCCGAGCTCGCGCGAGGCCGTCTACGAGTACCTCAACCCGGTCAGCGTGGCGACGAGCGTCGCCGACGCCGGCAACGACACGCGCCAGTCCGCCTCGCCCCTGCGTTCGGGGGAGCAGGTCACCGGCACCGTCCAGGTGGCGGTGGACGAGGACTGGTACCGCCTCACCATCCCGGCGGGCGAGAACTACCTCGAGCTGAGCCTCGCCGGCGACCCGGCCATCGCCTACCGCTTCGAGCTCCTAGACGCCTCCGGCCACGCCGTGAGCTACGACGAGAAGGCGGACGGCGACGCGCTCACCCTCTCGTTGTTCGCCGCCCCCGGCGACTACTACCTCCACCTCTGGGAGCCGAAACGCACGGTCGTCTTCGCCTGGGACACGAGCGGCTCGGTCAGCCCGTACCTCGCCATCACGTACAACTCGCTCGCGAGCTTCGCGACGGACGTGGACGGCGAGCGCGAGGCCGTCCAGCTCCTCGCCTTCGACGACCCGAACCCGCAGTGGCTGCTCCCGTTCTGGTCGAGCGACACGGCGCAGGTGCAGCGCTCCATCGTCGAGTTCGACCGCTCGGCCGACTCGAGTAACTCCGAGACGGCGCTCCTCGCGGCCACCAAGGCGTTGGCCGATCGCGAGGGCACCCGCGCCATCATGCTCATGACCGACGCAGAGTCGGGCACCGACTACCTGACGCCGGAGCTGTGGAGCGCGTTCGAGCAGGTGCGCCCGCGCGTCTTCACGTTCGAGATCAGCTCCGCCGGCAACGACTACGCGCAGGACCTCATGCAGGACTGGGCCGACGTCAACTCCGGCAGGTACGCGCTGGCCGCGGGCGTGGGGGAGTTCGACGCCGGCTTCTCCCGCGCCTCGTGCCTGCTCAGGCGGCCCAAGCAGTACACGGTCGCGCTCGCGACGCGCAGCCAGGCCCTGCCCGGCCCGGGCAGCCTCAGCGTGCGCGCCGCCGCCGGCGCCGCCCAGCCGGCCATCGAGGTCATCTTCGACGCTTCCGGCTCGATGGGTCGCGAGCTCCCGAGCGGCGAGCAGCGCATCACCGCAGCCAAGCACGCCCTCACCACCCTCGTGAACGAGGTGTTGCCGGAAGGCGCGCCGTTCGCGCTGCGCGCCTTCGGGCACATAGCGCCGTCGTCGTGCGAGACGCGCCTCGACGTGCCCCTCGCCCCCTTGGACCGCGCCAAGGCCCTCGCGGCCGTGCAGGCGATCGCGCCCAAGCTCCTGTCGCAGACGCCCATCGCCGACTCGCTTGCGGCCGTCCCGCAGGACCTCGCGCAGGCCGGCGGCGCCCGCACCGTCATCCTCATCACGGACGGCGCCGAGTCCTGCGGCGGCGACCCGGTCGCTGCCGTGCGGGAGGCGCGCAGCAAGGGGCCGCTCGATCTCGCCATCGTCTCCCTCGGCCTCGAGCCGGACGCCCTCGCTGTCTTCGAGAAGCTCGCGGCGGACGTGGGGGCGAGTTACGTGGATGTCGGCTCCTACGAGGCGCTCTCCGAGGCCGTGGCGGAAGCCCTCAACCCAGCTTTCGAGGTCTACGACGCCGCAACGGGAGAACTGGTCGCACGCGGGCGCGTCGGCAGTGAGCCGGTGAGCCTGGAGATGGGCGTGTACGACGTCAGCGTCCTGGTCGCGCCCGTCCAGGAGTTCAAAGGCGTGCGTGTGCCCGGCGAGAAGGACGTGACGCTCACCCTCCGGGCCGACTGATCGCCGACTGGGGAAGGGGCCGCGCCGCGAGGCGGCCCCTTCCCCACCTCGTGAATAGAAAGGAAGTGCGAAAGTGCCGAAGATATACTTGGGTGAGGCCATCGGCCTCGTCATGAAGACCCTACCGCTCGTGTGGGTGCGGCTTGGAAGCTACCTCGTGCTCGGCCTGGTCTTGGGGGCGTACGCCGGCGTGTTCGCCGGGATCGGCTGGCTGCTCGCCAAGCTGTGGGCGCCGCTCGGTGTCATCCTGTTCCTCGCCGCCGTCGGTGGGGCCTTCTGGATAGTCGACCTCGCCGGCCGCTACTGGTTCCACCTATTGCGGGCGGCGCATACTGCTGTGCTCACGGAGTTCATCACTACCGGCAAGGGGCCGTCCGAAGGCCAGCTCGCGTACGGTCGGCAGCAGGTGACGAGCCGTTTCAAGGACACGTCCATCCTCTTCGGGGTCGCCCTCCTCGTTGGCGGGGTCGTCAAGTTCATCGTGCGAACCTTCACCAGGATCGCCTCCATCCTGCCGCTGCCAGGTGTCGACTCGCTCGGCAGGTTGCTCGAGCGCGTGGCCGTACTCAGCACCACCTACGTCGACGAAGCCGTCCTGTCGCGCGCCTACGCGAAGCGTGAGCAGAACGTGTGGGCCGTGGCACAAGAGGGCGTGGTGCTCTACGCGCAAGCGTGGAAGCCCATCCTGGCCAACGCCGTGGTGCTCGCGCTCCTGAGCTACGCGGAGTTCGTGCTGTTCCTCGTCGTCCTCGGCTTGCCGGCGCTCGCCGTAGGGGCCGCTGTGCCGAGCCTGGGGCCGACCCTCGGCGTCGCTGCTCTCATAGGCGCCTGGATGCTCAAGCTGGCGCTGTCGGACGCCGTCGCCCTGGCGGCCACGCTGCTCGCTTACCACCGCACCACGGCCGGCATGGTGCCGGACCCGTCTTGGGTGGCCAAGCTCGAAGGGGCGAGTGCCAAGTTCCGCGAGCTCGGTGACAAGGCGCTCGCGGCGGCGCGGCGGCCCGCGGCGGCCGATGCAGCCGCGGCGGCTGATCCCAGCATCCCGTCGGTCGCCGTTACGCCAGGAGCCGCTGCTCTGGTAGCGGAGGCCGAGGCCCCGGAGCGGGATATTGGGGCACCGACGCATGCCGGCGCCCCGACAGTCCCGGACGACCGGGCGACGGACGGTGCCGTCGGCTAGACTTCCGGCATGACCAAGATAGCCGAGCTGGCAGCGCAGCTACAGCCCCGCACGGTCGCCGTTCGCCGCGACCTGCACCGCCACCCCGAGATCGCCTTCGAGGAGCGCCGCACCATGGGCGTCATCGCCGCCAGGCTGCGCGAGCTCGGCCTGGAGCCGCGCGAGGGGGTGGGCGGCACGGGCGTGGTGGCCGTGTTCGACACGGGTCGCCCCGGCCCGACGGTCCTGGCCCGCGCAGACATGGACGCGCTGCCAGTGCCCGAGGAGAAGGGAGTCGAGTACCGCTCGACCGTGGCGGGGAAGATGCACGCTTGCGGTCATGACGGCCACGTCGCCGTGCTCCTCAGCGTCGTCGAGATCGTGCTGGCGCGCGCCGCGCAGCTGGCCGGCCGGGTCGTGTTCGTGTTCCAGCCGGCCGAGGAGGTCGTGCGCGGGGCGCAGGCGATGCTGGACGCCGGTGCGCTCGACGGCCTCACCGTCGACCATGTGATCGGTTTGCACCTCTCCAGCAGTCACCCGCTCGGCACGGTCGCCGTGCGCGAGGGGCCGG from Trueperaceae bacterium carries:
- a CDS encoding VWA domain-containing protein, whose amino-acid sequence is MTIGMAFAQQCTYESEPNDTVAAATRLTDAGPQPFGPDRYNEVSARCLTGEAGGTDEDVFRWEVTELDARHRWSFSLQGPADGSTSVVLLRASADGTVAEYERVTSRGGIAALSGEFLVEPGAYYLRVSAAGGAGEYVADVTPVIGLRYGAGEDRYDDGGGRRYTGAFGLYGPVAGELVQSFTIDSDGAKRNWGVELWAALGTEPRVELAGPSGVVAQGTVDTTGRARLPGLRLAAGEYTLRVLGDSGMVRLRLESQGVPGDGAAVEPNDEWGTATVFPLGSEMRATVGGRDFYRIDVAAAEAGVYDLAFEADADLTYTLRDEEGRPLLTSRSSRPRTGLTFAEGTYQLLVEGRDGTTYRMALRAAAAPPAVGEVEPNDYPIAASPLPAGDQVRGRLDGSETDVYSLDVTGTAQRFRVQLVGDSIDRLAELSVAGEVLTEVRGAQRLRLDDVVLLPGRHYFEVRGAAGEYALKVLSLGPAQVGASSPPSDQPLAPAAQGSAGQDPAAAAAALDGAVLEAGPPPPPGILELEPNDDASRAMRLVPGAVHVGRLTGDSDDYYRFFLAEDQYVSVEVVPPTGGSTIDVWFDGLGWVRFPDAAPGSPVRLERLFLAGDHTFYLDAPDVETDGYYQLRFDLLGRLMPAVDAEPNDDYATASLLPAELEWSGHVGEYSNDYDIYRLPVFASDTTVEVSADGVTARLAIDLRDEANTLDFATRGDAQAGTPWRGTVPAGRQAYLRLSGATTYRVAVTFGSAPDGAQLRPPRASGAVTVSLTAPTAELAAFWHEGQLLDATARVENRGAEPQELRLEAASSHANVLLDYDQSLRLAPGEARDVPIHVRVPSDMRDDLPLRIEVAAVGAAGSDVAALETALACDAPSVSAFDYWPLPATLLGRMDVLRTNFGAAIYGDTSYERRDLALIDGRVGPSGGGYLALDHSPTYRLAGDAPVTLLGATLDPRSGARTGDYLAAFRIETSLDGSSFTTAYEGVLKAAGIEQPFVFETPVRARYARLVIVSSQDRRANGYVGEWKLLAADVGLGELNLAAPENGGHVVRSEPYMSSYGAQLLTADGRASTLDLRDTGAFSFVIGFNDGRAAQITRLEWQETADALAKPEAIFPSVTVEVSLSGGAGPWAPLADWTFKRDATGLAKLELDAPAWARYLRLTGKAVTGADGAPGRYYYPPDAVRVFERPADADYRSALAEWGPSSREAVYEYLNPVSVATSVADAGNDTRQSASPLRSGEQVTGTVQVAVDEDWYRLTIPAGENYLELSLAGDPAIAYRFELLDASGHAVSYDEKADGDALTLSLFAAPGDYYLHLWEPKRTVVFAWDTSGSVSPYLAITYNSLASFATDVDGEREAVQLLAFDDPNPQWLLPFWSSDTAQVQRSIVEFDRSADSSNSETALLAATKALADREGTRAIMLMTDAESGTDYLTPELWSAFEQVRPRVFTFEISSAGNDYAQDLMQDWADVNSGRYALAAGVGEFDAGFSRASCLLRRPKQYTVALATRSQALPGPGSLSVRAAAGAAQPAIEVIFDASGSMGRELPSGEQRITAAKHALTTLVNEVLPEGAPFALRAFGHIAPSSCETRLDVPLAPLDRAKALAAVQAIAPKLLSQTPIADSLAAVPQDLAQAGGARTVILITDGAESCGGDPVAAVREARSKGPLDLAIVSLGLEPDALAVFEKLAADVGASYVDVGSYEALSEAVAEALNPAFEVYDAATGELVARGRVGSEPVSLEMGVYDVSVLVAPVQEFKGVRVPGEKDVTLTLRAD